DNA sequence from the Phenylobacterium hankyongense genome:
GCATGCCGTCCGCCAGCACGAAGCTGCGCACGAAGCCTCGGGCCGCGATTCCGCGATGCAGGAAAGTCTCCTCGGGCTTGGGGGTCTCGCCTTCGCGGCGGCCCTGCACCGTGAGCTGCCGACCCTCGACGGTCACCGCGAGCTGATCGGGCGTGAAGCCGGCCACGGCCAGGGTGATGCGAAGACGGCCT
Encoded proteins:
- a CDS encoding Hsp20 family protein translates to MNRSILFDSPFLLGFDHTRSLIERAAKAAAESYPPYNVEDLGEGRLRITLAVAGFTPDQLAVTVEGRQLTVQGRREGETPKPEETFLHRGIAARGFVRSFVLADGM